The Hyphomicrobiales bacterium genome has a window encoding:
- a CDS encoding HTH luxR-type domain-containing protein encodes MDGVENVLDQIYEAALLPEFWPDALTGINQFVGLDGGALFVASEENVRWTATNSYVETVSAFIEEERWRGNARNTRALTLKHAGFITDQQVFSPEELEREPIFTEFLRPRGWGWASGSVIMMPTGEILTFHFENYFHRGPVGHQSVRLLDELRPHLARSALLSCRLHLEKMQASLSGIEALGFPAVVLDAGGRVLAANSNFGNLGSAVVARAHGGFALRNPKANGLVQQALEQVAKGHRSPRSIATPGTEEHPPFVFHVIPVRRSAHDLFFGSEAFLVVTPVGRPTAPPFEVLNALFDLTPGEARVTRLLTSGLSPSEIAKVNNVSVETIRVQIRSVLQKSGMHRQAELVGFLSGIDTFNSA; translated from the coding sequence ATGGATGGCGTCGAAAATGTGCTTGATCAAATCTATGAAGCAGCCCTGTTGCCTGAGTTCTGGCCTGACGCCCTAACGGGTATTAATCAATTTGTTGGACTTGATGGCGGTGCATTATTCGTCGCATCCGAAGAAAACGTAAGATGGACCGCTACGAACTCTTACGTTGAAACCGTATCAGCTTTCATCGAAGAAGAGCGTTGGCGAGGGAATGCCCGCAACACCCGTGCCCTGACATTAAAACATGCGGGTTTCATCACCGATCAGCAGGTCTTTTCTCCTGAAGAACTTGAACGGGAACCGATCTTTACAGAGTTCCTTCGACCTCGAGGGTGGGGCTGGGCCTCCGGCTCGGTCATCATGATGCCGACAGGGGAGATCCTGACATTTCATTTCGAGAACTATTTCCATCGAGGCCCCGTCGGACACCAGTCCGTAAGATTGCTCGATGAACTTCGACCCCATCTGGCTCGATCAGCTCTTCTATCCTGCCGCCTGCATCTGGAGAAAATGCAGGCATCTCTTTCCGGCATCGAGGCCTTGGGGTTTCCGGCGGTGGTCTTGGACGCGGGCGGCCGCGTCCTTGCCGCCAATTCCAACTTCGGCAATCTGGGGTCGGCCGTCGTCGCGAGGGCCCATGGCGGCTTTGCTCTTCGAAACCCCAAGGCGAACGGATTGGTCCAGCAGGCCTTGGAACAGGTCGCGAAGGGCCACCGCAGTCCTCGTTCGATCGCCACACCGGGGACCGAGGAGCATCCTCCTTTCGTATTTCATGTGATCCCAGTTCGCCGAAGTGCCCACGACCTGTTTTTCGGCTCCGAGGCATTCCTGGTGGTGACCCCTGTTGGTCGCCCGACGGCTCCCCCCTTTGAGGTTCTCAATGCTCTGTTCGATCTCACCCCAGGCGAGGCTCGCGTAACGCGCCTGCTAACATCCGGCTTGAGCCCATCGGAGATCGCGAAGGTGAACAACGTATCAGTTGAAACAATCAGGGTGCAAATCAGGTCGGTACTGCAAAAGTCCGGGATGCATCGACAAGCTGAGCTCGTTGGCTTTCTCTCAGGAATCGATACTTTTAATTCAGCGTGA
- a CDS encoding hypothetical protein (Evidence 5 : Unknown function), with the protein MTRPYSDDVRERALARFEAGETTRSIAAALRISPSCVSKWKKLKSETGSLSPGQVGGHKKRLLSGERVDWLRERCRSGPFTTRGLTAELAARGIKTDRRAVWVFVRAEGLSFKKTVMPAEQSRPDIARKRQRWQCHQSRIDPGRLVFIDETWVKTNMAPLHGWGPRGERLHARVPHGHWKTLTFIAALRVDRVEAPWVSDGPINGELFTLYAQAVLAPTLTKGDVVMHEPFQEALRATISLAL; encoded by the coding sequence ATGACGCGCCCCTATTCTGACGATGTGCGCGAGCGAGCACTGGCGCGCTTTGAGGCTGGCGAGACGACGCGGTCGATTGCGGCCGCGCTCCGCATCAGCCCGTCCTGCGTGTCGAAGTGGAAGAAGCTGAAGAGCGAGACGGGCTCGCTTTCACCGGGCCAGGTCGGTGGCCACAAGAAGCGGCTCCTGTCTGGGGAGCGAGTTGATTGGCTGCGCGAGCGCTGCCGGTCGGGTCCGTTCACGACGCGCGGCCTGACTGCGGAACTGGCGGCGCGGGGCATCAAAACCGATCGCCGCGCAGTCTGGGTGTTCGTCCGGGCCGAGGGGCTGAGCTTTAAAAAAACCGTGATGCCGGCCGAGCAGAGTAGGCCCGACATCGCCCGCAAGCGACAGCGCTGGCAGTGCCATCAGAGCCGGATTGATCCAGGCCGGCTCGTCTTCATCGACGAGACCTGGGTCAAGACCAACATGGCGCCCCTGCACGGCTGGGGGCCGCGGGGCGAGCGGCTGCACGCGCGCGTCCCTCACGGCCACTGGAAGACGCTGACCTTCATTGCAGCGCTACGCGTCGATCGCGTCGAGGCACCATGGGTCAGCGACGGTCCGATCAATGGCGAACTCTTCACCCTCTACGCGCAGGCAGTCCTCGCTCCCACGCTGACCAAGGGCGATGTCGTCATGCACGAGCCCTTCCAGGAAGCCCTGCGGGCGACGATTTCTCTGGCGTTGTGA
- a CDS encoding hypothetical protein (Evidence 5 : Unknown function) codes for MRPLDVVPERGLIPYDAGAFIGGRVGIALDRARRPAEKAVQLGSNCVPGRLPDLVAGAASLENLLTRSGIADRLGWMRQGREYQGGQQNPAPHRRLSFEFGGDLPPDGRPSRTLSRTTFTPLAGSLQSQLRENTTHRFGISMITVGLVKQEHARFLVNHKHR; via the coding sequence TTGCGGCCCCTTGATGTAGTCCCGGAACGTGGGCTCATCCCATACGATGCCGGAGCTTTTATTGGCGGACGAGTAGGTATAGCCCTCGATCGAGCCCGCCGGCCGGCCGAAAAGGCCGTTCAGCTTGGGTCCAACTGCGTTCCTGGCCGACTCCCCGATCTGGTGGCAGGCGCGGCATCTCTGGAAAACCTTCTCACCCGCAGCGGGATCGCCGACCGCCTTGGCTGGATGAGACAGGGCCGCGAGTATCAAGGAGGCCAGCAAAATCCGGCGCCGCATCGAAGGCTCTCCTTCGAATTCGGAGGCGACCTTCCGCCGGACGGGCGGCCGAGCCGCACACTCTCTCGCACCACATTTACACCGTTGGCAGGTTCCCTCCAATCTCAGCTGCGTGAGAATACGACGCACCGATTTGGAATATCGATGATCACCGTCGGTCTGGTGAAACAAGAGCACGCCCGCTTCCTGGTCAATCACAAGCACCGATAG
- the cycA gene encoding Cytochrome c2 yields MRRRILLASLILAALSHPAKAVGDPAAGEKVFQRCRACHQIGESARNAVGPKLNGLFGRPAGSIEGYTYSSANKSSGIVWDEPTFRDYIKGPQAKIPNTKMVFPGLKSDQEIDDIVAFLKQFDSDGKKK; encoded by the coding sequence ATGCGGCGCCGGATTTTGCTGGCCTCCTTGATACTCGCGGCCCTGTCTCATCCAGCCAAGGCGGTCGGCGATCCCGCTGCGGGTGAGAAGGTTTTCCAGAGATGCCGCGCCTGCCACCAGATCGGGGAGTCGGCCAGGAACGCAGTTGGACCCAAGCTGAACGGCCTTTTCGGCCGGCCGGCGGGCTCGATCGAGGGCTATACCTACTCGTCCGCCAATAAAAGCTCCGGCATCGTATGGGATGAGCCCACGTTCCGGGACTACATCAAGGGGCCGCAAGCCAAGATTCCAAATACAAAGATGGTGTTTCCGGGCCTAAAATCTGACCAGGAGATCGACGATATCGTCGCGTTCCTTAAGCAGTTTGACTCTGATGGCAAGAAGAAATAG
- a CDS encoding conserved hypothetical protein (Evidence 4 : Unknown function but conserved in other organisms), with the protein MESRKQDLKPYNALKRACALRLPCVSDLIGFCRFRQRARFAASRYSRFLTKVSLLT; encoded by the coding sequence ATGGAGAGCAGGAAGCAAGACTTGAAGCCTTACAACGCGCTCAAGAGAGCCTGCGCCCTGCGGCTGCCTTGTGTTTCCGATCTCATCGGCTTCTGTCGGTTTAGACAGCGCGCCCGCTTCGCTGCGAGCCGCTACTCGCGTTTCCTGACAAAAGTGAGTTTGCTGACGTAG
- the coxM gene encoding Alternative cytochrome c oxidase subunit 2: MGIAVVLALVVIGSVVFHFLSPWWWTPIASNWNYIDHTIIITFWITGIVFAAVVLFMAYCVFRFRHREGNRAAYEPENKRLEWWLAIGTGVGVAAMLAPGLVVWHQFVTVPKDATIVEVIGQQWQWAYRLPGADGRLGAADVAHISPENPLGVDPKDPHGQDDVVIQGDNLHLQLGKPVKMLLRAVDVVHDFYVPEFRAKMDMIPGSVTYYWFTPTRAGTFDVLCAELCGTGHTFMRGNVVVEPESQHQAWLQQQKTFAQLQGAARAQAKN, translated from the coding sequence ATGGGAATCGCGGTCGTCCTGGCTCTGGTCGTGATCGGCTCGGTGGTGTTCCACTTCCTGAGCCCGTGGTGGTGGACGCCGATCGCCTCCAACTGGAACTATATCGACCACACCATCATCATCACCTTCTGGATCACCGGAATCGTCTTCGCCGCCGTCGTGCTGTTCATGGCCTATTGCGTCTTCCGGTTCCGCCATCGCGAGGGCAACCGCGCCGCTTACGAACCGGAAAACAAGCGGCTCGAATGGTGGCTCGCGATCGGCACCGGCGTCGGCGTCGCCGCCATGCTCGCGCCCGGCCTCGTCGTCTGGCACCAGTTCGTCACGGTTCCGAAGGACGCCACCATCGTCGAGGTCATCGGCCAGCAATGGCAATGGGCCTATCGGCTGCCGGGCGCCGACGGCAGGCTCGGTGCCGCCGATGTCGCCCATATCTCCCCGGAGAACCCGCTGGGCGTCGATCCTAAGGATCCGCATGGGCAGGACGACGTCGTGATTCAGGGTGACAATCTCCATCTTCAACTCGGCAAGCCGGTGAAGATGCTGCTGCGCGCGGTCGATGTCGTGCACGATTTCTATGTGCCGGAATTCCGCGCCAAGATGGACATGATCCCCGGCAGCGTCACCTACTACTGGTTCACGCCGACGCGGGCCGGCACCTTCGACGTGCTCTGCGCCGAGCTCTGTGGCACCGGCCACACCTTCATGCGCGGCAATGTCGTGGTCGAGCCGGAGAGCCAGCACCAGGCTTGGCTACAGCAGCAAAAGACCTTCGCACAGCTCCAGGGAGCGGCCAGGGCGCAGGCGAAGAACTAG
- the coxN gene encoding Alternative cytochrome c oxidase subunit 1 — MVDVMHGAPEPLPAAEAEDVELYHPHSWITKYVFSQDAKIIAIQYSIVALSIGLVALVLSWLMRLQLGFPGVFSFIDPDRYYQFITMHGMIMVVYLLTALFLGGFGNYLIPLMLGARDMVFPYVNMLSFWIYFLAVLVLVLGFFLPGGPTGAGWTLYPPQSILANTPGQQWGIIVMLVSLILFIIGFTMGGLNYVVTVLQGRARGMTLMRMPLTIWGIFTATVMALLAFPALFVGAVMMLLDRLIGTSFFMPAIVAMGERLAHKGGSPILFQHLFWFFGHPEVYIVALPAFGIVSDLISTHARKNIFGYRMMVWALVAIGALSFVVWAHHMYVSGMHPAFGFFFATTTLIIAIPTAIKVYNWVLTLWRGDIHFTVPMLFALGFIVTFVNGGLTGLFLGNVVVDVPLSDTMFVVAHFHMVMGVAPILVIFGAIYHWYPKVTGRMLDDRLGKLHFWVTFLGAYLIFFPMHYIGLMGVPRRYHEIGAMAFVPPSAATLNEFITVVALIVGAAQLVFVFNLVWSLRHGQPAGGNPWRATTLEWQTPQTPPAHGNWGKTLPVVYRWAYDYSVPGAAEDFLPQNQPPPAPRTG, encoded by the coding sequence ATGGTCGACGTGATGCACGGCGCCCCCGAACCGCTGCCGGCGGCCGAAGCCGAAGATGTCGAGCTGTATCACCCGCATAGCTGGATCACGAAATACGTCTTCTCCCAGGACGCCAAGATCATCGCCATTCAGTATTCGATCGTGGCGCTGTCGATCGGGCTGGTCGCGCTGGTGCTGTCCTGGCTGATGCGGCTGCAGCTCGGCTTCCCCGGGGTGTTCTCGTTCATCGATCCCGACCGCTACTACCAGTTCATCACCATGCACGGGATGATCATGGTGGTCTATCTGCTGACCGCCCTGTTCCTCGGCGGCTTCGGCAACTACCTGATCCCATTGATGCTCGGCGCGCGGGACATGGTGTTCCCCTATGTGAACATGCTGAGCTTCTGGATCTATTTCCTCGCCGTGCTGGTGCTGGTCCTCGGCTTTTTCCTGCCGGGCGGCCCGACGGGAGCCGGATGGACCCTCTACCCGCCGCAGTCGATCCTCGCCAACACGCCCGGCCAGCAATGGGGCATCATCGTGATGCTCGTCTCGCTGATCCTCTTCATCATCGGCTTCACCATGGGTGGGCTGAACTACGTCGTGACGGTGCTGCAAGGGCGCGCCCGGGGCATGACGCTGATGCGGATGCCCTTGACGATCTGGGGCATCTTCACGGCGACCGTCATGGCTTTGCTCGCCTTTCCCGCGCTCTTCGTCGGCGCCGTGATGATGCTGCTCGACCGGCTGATCGGCACGAGCTTCTTCATGCCGGCCATCGTCGCGATGGGAGAGCGGCTGGCCCACAAGGGCGGCAGCCCGATCCTGTTCCAACATCTGTTCTGGTTCTTCGGACACCCCGAGGTCTACATCGTTGCGCTGCCGGCCTTCGGTATCGTCTCCGACCTGATCAGCACCCATGCGCGCAAGAATATCTTCGGCTACCGCATGATGGTCTGGGCGCTGGTGGCCATCGGCGCGCTCAGCTTCGTCGTCTGGGCGCATCATATGTATGTCAGCGGCATGCACCCCGCCTTCGGGTTCTTCTTCGCCACCACGACACTGATCATCGCGATCCCCACCGCGATCAAGGTCTATAACTGGGTTCTGACGCTCTGGCGCGGCGACATTCACTTCACGGTGCCGATGCTGTTCGCGCTCGGATTCATCGTCACCTTCGTGAATGGCGGGCTCACCGGCCTGTTCCTCGGCAATGTCGTCGTCGATGTGCCGCTCTCCGACACGATGTTCGTCGTGGCGCATTTCCACATGGTCATGGGCGTCGCGCCGATCCTCGTGATCTTCGGGGCGATCTACCACTGGTATCCGAAGGTCACCGGGCGGATGCTCGACGACCGGCTCGGGAAGCTGCATTTCTGGGTCACCTTCCTCGGCGCCTATCTGATCTTCTTCCCGATGCACTATATCGGGCTGATGGGCGTGCCGCGCCGTTATCACGAGATCGGTGCGATGGCCTTCGTCCCGCCTTCGGCGGCGACGCTGAACGAATTCATCACGGTCGTCGCTCTGATCGTCGGCGCCGCCCAGCTCGTCTTCGTGTTCAATCTCGTCTGGAGCCTGCGACACGGTCAGCCGGCCGGCGGCAATCCCTGGCGCGCGACCACGCTGGAATGGCAGACGCCGCAGACCCCGCCCGCCCATGGCAACTGGGGCAAGACCCTGCCGGTGGTCTATCGTTGGGCCTATGACTACAGCGTGCCCGGCGCCGCGGAAGACTTCCTGCCGCAGAACCAGCCGCCGCCGGCGCCGCGGACCGGATGA
- a CDS encoding Alternative cytochrome c oxidase polypeptide CoxO, with product MGVVLGFMVIVAGFAGWWLSRQHLTSKPWLEVGVIGDAPEPRSPMTAKLGLGTFLVVVGSLFALLVSAYSMRMGMADWRALPMPTVLWFSTGLLILASVALHMAVIAARCDEIGPLRSSLLAAGVCSLAFLSTQGLAWRELAAAGFFAAANPASAFFYLVTAIHGAHLLGGLVALGRTAARAFAAPRDLTPRVQRELALSVELCAIYWHFLLLVWLVLFSLLMRWTDDIIAICRGLLS from the coding sequence ATGGGCGTGGTCCTCGGGTTCATGGTCATCGTGGCAGGCTTTGCCGGCTGGTGGCTCTCGCGCCAGCATCTGACGTCGAAGCCCTGGCTCGAGGTCGGGGTGATCGGCGACGCTCCCGAGCCGCGCTCGCCCATGACCGCGAAGCTCGGGCTCGGCACTTTCCTGGTCGTCGTTGGCTCGCTCTTCGCGCTGCTGGTCAGCGCCTATTCGATGCGGATGGGCATGGCGGATTGGCGCGCCTTGCCGATGCCGACCGTGCTCTGGTTCAGCACGGGGCTGCTGATCCTCGCGAGCGTCGCCCTGCATATGGCGGTGATCGCCGCGCGTTGCGACGAAATCGGCCCGCTCCGCTCCAGCCTGCTTGCCGCGGGCGTCTGCTCGCTGGCCTTCCTCTCCACTCAGGGACTGGCCTGGCGTGAGCTTGCCGCCGCCGGCTTTTTCGCCGCGGCCAATCCGGCCAGCGCCTTCTTCTATCTGGTCACGGCCATTCACGGGGCGCATCTGCTCGGCGGACTCGTCGCGCTTGGCCGAACCGCCGCCAGAGCGTTCGCTGCTCCGAGGGACCTCACGCCGAGGGTCCAGCGCGAGCTCGCCCTCAGCGTCGAGCTCTGCGCCATCTACTGGCATTTCCTGCTGCTGGTCTGGCTGGTCCTGTTCAGCCTGCTGATGCGCTGGACGGACGACATCATCGCGATCTGTCGGGGATTGCTGAGCTAG
- a CDS encoding Alternative cytochrome c oxidase polypeptide CoxP: MNEIAPTAANADIARPAGWRGIVADWSSDQQAFKNVSWGKAMMWVFLLSDTFVFGSFLIGYMTVRMSTVVPWPNPSEVFALEIGGHHLPLILIAIMTFVLISSSGTMAMAVNFGYRRDRRKTAILMLLTAVLGAAFVGMQAFEWSKLISEGVRPWGNPWGAEQFGSSFFMITGFHGTHVTIGVIFLIIIARKVWRGDFDQGRRGFFTSRKGRYEIVEITGLYWHFVDLVWVFIFALFYLW; this comes from the coding sequence ATGAACGAGATTGCGCCGACCGCCGCAAATGCCGACATCGCCCGCCCAGCCGGCTGGCGCGGCATCGTGGCGGACTGGTCGTCCGATCAGCAGGCCTTCAAGAACGTCTCCTGGGGGAAGGCCATGATGTGGGTCTTCCTGCTCAGCGACACCTTCGTCTTCGGCTCCTTCCTGATCGGCTACATGACGGTCAGGATGTCGACGGTGGTGCCCTGGCCCAATCCGAGCGAGGTCTTCGCGCTCGAGATCGGCGGTCATCACCTCCCGCTGATCCTGATCGCGATCATGACCTTCGTCCTGATCAGCAGCAGCGGCACGATGGCGATGGCGGTCAATTTCGGCTACCGCCGCGACCGCCGGAAGACGGCGATCCTGATGCTGCTCACAGCCGTGCTCGGCGCGGCCTTCGTCGGCATGCAAGCCTTCGAATGGTCGAAGCTGATTTCGGAGGGCGTCCGGCCATGGGGCAATCCCTGGGGGGCGGAGCAGTTCGGCTCCAGCTTCTTCATGATCACCGGCTTCCATGGCACCCATGTCACGATCGGCGTGATCTTCCTGATCATCATCGCCCGCAAGGTCTGGCGCGGTGATTTCGATCAGGGGCGGCGCGGCTTCTTCACGAGCCGGAAAGGGCGCTACGAGATCGTCGAGATCACCGGGCTCTACTGGCACTTCGTCGATCTCGTCTGGGTGTTCATCTTCGCGCTGTTCTATCTGTGGTGA
- a CDS encoding putative subunit of Alternative cytochrome c oxidase (Evidence 3 : Putative function from multiple computational evidences), translated as MAQAHNPGETQQHPIKLYLVVWGWLFILSACSYLVDYFGLVGYLRWSLILIFMMLKAGLIVAVFMHMAWERLALAYAILVPPVALLVFVGIMVFESNYTLFTRLAFFVAGS; from the coding sequence ATGGCACAGGCTCACAATCCCGGCGAAACCCAGCAGCATCCGATCAAGCTTTACCTCGTGGTCTGGGGCTGGCTGTTCATCCTCAGCGCCTGTTCCTACCTGGTCGATTATTTCGGCCTCGTCGGCTACCTACGCTGGTCGCTGATCCTGATCTTCATGATGCTGAAAGCCGGCCTGATCGTCGCGGTGTTCATGCACATGGCCTGGGAGCGCCTGGCGCTGGCCTATGCGATCCTCGTTCCGCCCGTGGCGCTCCTGGTCTTCGTCGGGATCATGGTCTTCGAATCGAACTACACGCTCTTCACCCGGCTGGCGTTCTTCGTGGCCGGTTCGTGA
- a CDS encoding PRC-barrel domain protein, which yields MRTYYLFQAVNSPDLRGFAEEPAGASLPVDLGPWRLAQQIRPNEDWPLAVSRAVVAAGLIENGFYLWGPAEQSATAHLVIESDRVEGTAVFDSKNDQIGIIKRLLIEKVSGRVSFVDVTFGGFLGVGSHHVTIPWEKLAYDKELEGYRTDITEAQIRGAASLYGDKGALADRKRQQEMSDYWNGVPT from the coding sequence ATGAGAACCTATTACCTGTTCCAAGCGGTGAACTCCCCCGACCTGCGTGGCTTCGCCGAAGAGCCCGCCGGCGCCAGCCTGCCCGTGGATCTCGGGCCATGGAGGCTTGCGCAACAGATCCGGCCGAACGAGGACTGGCCTCTGGCCGTCAGCAGGGCCGTCGTGGCGGCCGGCCTCATCGAGAACGGCTTTTATCTCTGGGGGCCTGCCGAGCAATCGGCGACAGCGCATCTGGTCATCGAAAGCGATCGCGTCGAAGGAACGGCCGTATTTGACAGCAAGAACGATCAGATCGGCATCATCAAGCGGCTGCTGATCGAGAAGGTCAGTGGCCGCGTTTCGTTCGTTGACGTGACATTTGGAGGATTTCTCGGCGTTGGAAGTCACCATGTGACGATCCCTTGGGAGAAACTCGCCTATGACAAGGAGCTTGAGGGCTACCGCACCGACATCACCGAGGCCCAGATCCGAGGTGCCGCGAGCCTGTATGGCGATAAGGGTGCTTTGGCAGACCGGAAACGTCAGCAGGAAATGAGTGACTACTGGAACGGCGTCCCCACATGA
- a CDS encoding hypothetical protein (Evidence 5 : Unknown function), whose product MPPLECPEVGSARILDPAMISQFVEGTMNVLKLYGTLAGPIGRSGKNMDVFIGHDRAAVPATQGGLVEHLVKLNDKVIAEQNLAIQRNSFSKVIAEYTSPAAGEVAGRCSDAIAEPGDNLAVILVEKAGPVDET is encoded by the coding sequence ATGCCTCCTCTTGAATGCCCGGAGGTCGGCTCCGCACGCATCCTGGATCCCGCGATGATTTCGCAGTTTGTGGAAGGCACGATGAACGTGCTCAAGCTTTACGGCACCCTGGCCGGCCCGATAGGGCGCTCCGGCAAGAATATGGATGTCTTTATCGGCCATGACAGAGCCGCAGTCCCCGCCACGCAAGGCGGGCTCGTCGAGCATCTCGTCAAACTCAATGACAAGGTCATCGCCGAGCAGAATCTGGCCATCCAGCGCAACAGCTTCAGTAAAGTGATCGCGGAGTATACGAGCCCCGCGGCCGGAGAAGTGGCGGGCCGGTGTTCAGACGCGATCGCCGAGCCCGGAGACAACCTGGCGGTCATCTTGGTCGAGAAGGCAGGACCTGTCGACGAGACGTAG
- a CDS encoding CoA synthetase produces the protein MGKALDLKIRDLSEHVVPGTRLALPADYAGVSMAMTRAMIANGHGNLHIVCVPTGGLQVDLMIGAGLVACVETSAMSLGEAGGAPRFNEVIKQGTLTIRDSTCPAIHAGLMAAQKAIPFMPIRGLIGSDVLANRPDWITVDNPMSPDPDPIVLIPAIQIDFAVFHAPMADRFGNVWIGRRRELAAMTYAARGALVTVERIVDGNLLDDETVAAGVLPSLYIQGVAIAPRGAWPYGLWGEYATDIAALLRYAKAARSQDGFTEYLAGFISEDKMPETA, from the coding sequence ATGGGAAAGGCCTTGGACCTGAAAATTCGCGATCTGTCCGAGCATGTCGTGCCTGGAACGCGTTTGGCTCTGCCTGCCGATTACGCGGGTGTATCCATGGCAATGACCCGGGCAATGATCGCGAATGGGCACGGAAATCTGCATATTGTCTGTGTTCCGACGGGAGGCTTGCAGGTCGATTTGATGATCGGCGCGGGACTGGTTGCTTGTGTCGAGACGAGCGCGATGTCGCTGGGTGAGGCCGGTGGGGCGCCGCGTTTCAACGAAGTGATCAAACAGGGCACACTCACCATCCGCGATTCGACATGCCCGGCCATCCATGCCGGTTTGATGGCTGCGCAGAAGGCAATTCCCTTCATGCCGATCCGAGGCCTCATCGGCTCCGACGTCCTGGCCAACAGGCCCGATTGGATCACGGTGGACAATCCGATGTCACCTGATCCGGACCCGATCGTGCTGATCCCGGCGATCCAAATCGATTTCGCGGTTTTTCACGCACCCATGGCCGATCGCTTCGGCAATGTCTGGATCGGGCGCCGGCGCGAACTGGCGGCCATGACTTACGCCGCCAGGGGGGCGCTCGTCACCGTAGAGCGGATCGTCGACGGCAATCTCCTGGACGACGAGACTGTCGCTGCCGGCGTGCTTCCCTCGCTCTATATCCAGGGCGTTGCGATCGCGCCGCGCGGAGCCTGGCCCTATGGTCTCTGGGGCGAATATGCCACCGACATCGCCGCGCTGCTGCGCTATGCCAAGGCAGCCCGCAGTCAGGACGGGTTTACCGAGTATCTCGCCGGCTTCATCAGCGAAGATAAGATGCCGGAGACGGCATGA
- a CDS encoding 3-oxoadipate CoA-transferase subunit B, with product MMTNPTTPCELLIVTIARLLDGISHVAVGASSPIPAAGAMLLRAQKEVAGERPVRISILGSVKHNFFTNGSAELFDCAAQGRVDAFFLGGGQIDGQGNVNLVGIGPYPRSQVRWPGSFGSAYLYYVVPRVILFREEHTRRVFVEHVDFVSAPGTSEAGTYRTGGPHALLTGRGVFSFDRTRGGFRLESIHPGHNLAEIIEETGFSFEHDAQPMTTAAPLEATLALLRDRVLDELHESYPDFAQQWRNEIAGAQAE from the coding sequence ATGATGACGAACCCGACCACGCCATGCGAACTTCTCATCGTCACGATTGCCAGGCTTCTCGACGGCATCAGTCATGTCGCGGTCGGCGCCTCCTCCCCGATCCCCGCTGCGGGCGCCATGCTGTTGCGCGCTCAAAAGGAGGTCGCCGGGGAACGGCCGGTGCGCATCTCGATCCTTGGTTCGGTCAAGCACAACTTCTTCACCAACGGTTCAGCGGAGCTGTTCGATTGCGCCGCGCAGGGGCGGGTAGACGCCTTTTTCCTGGGTGGCGGCCAGATCGACGGGCAGGGCAACGTCAATCTCGTCGGTATTGGCCCCTATCCCCGATCGCAGGTGCGCTGGCCCGGGTCATTCGGTTCCGCTTATCTGTATTATGTCGTGCCTCGCGTCATTCTCTTTCGCGAGGAGCATACGCGGCGCGTCTTCGTGGAGCACGTTGATTTCGTCAGCGCGCCCGGCACGAGCGAGGCCGGGACCTACCGGACCGGCGGCCCGCATGCGCTGCTGACGGGGCGAGGGGTGTTCTCCTTCGATAGGACACGGGGAGGGTTCCGGCTCGAGTCGATCCATCCCGGCCACAACCTTGCGGAGATCATCGAGGAGACGGGCTTCTCGTTCGAACACGATGCCCAACCGATGACGACGGCGGCGCCCCTAGAGGCCACCCTGGCCCTGCTGCGAGACCGCGTCCTCGACGAGTTGCACGAGAGCTATCCAGATTTCGCTCAACAATGGCGCAACGAGATTGCTGGCGCTCAAGCCGAATGA
- a CDS encoding hypothetical protein (Evidence 5 : Unknown function), which yields MSSGPGSLSHLRVIDASRVLGGPYAGQVLVDHGADVIKIEPPDGDETRGWGPPFLDGTASYFLGLN from the coding sequence ATGTCCTCAGGACCGGGATCTCTGTCCCATCTCAGGGTGATCGATGCAAGCCGCGTTCTCGGCGGTCCCTATGCCGGCCAAGTCCTTGTCGACCACGGCGCCGATGTCATCAAGATCGAGCCACCGGACGGGGACGAGACACGCGGCTGGGGCCCGCCGTTCCTCGATGGCACCGCCAGCTACTTTCTGGGTTTGAACTGA
- a CDS encoding hypothetical protein (Evidence 5 : Unknown function), which produces MTLADAAEKIEAWLRYYNEDRPHGAIGNKPPVLLQNPGRTPSLPP; this is translated from the coding sequence ATGACGCTTGCGGACGCCGCGGAAAAGATCGAGGCCTGGCTCAGATACTACAACGAGGATCGGCCGCACGGGGCCATCGGCAACAAGCCTCCGGTCCTGCTGCAAAATCCCGGCCGAACACCCAGCCTGCCGCCGTGA